The following proteins come from a genomic window of Rattus norvegicus strain BN/NHsdMcwi chromosome 8, GRCr8, whole genome shotgun sequence:
- the Grm2 gene encoding metabotropic glutamate receptor 2 isoform X1 produces the protein MESLLGFLALLLLWGAVAEGPAKKVLTLEGDLVLGGLFPVHQKGGPAEECGPVNEHRGIQRLEAMLFALDRINRDPHLLPGVRLGAHILDSCSKDTHALEQALDFVRASLSRGADGSRHICPDGSYATHSDAPTAVTGVIGGSYSDVSIQVANLLRLFQIPQISYASTSAKLSDKSRYDYFARTVPPDFFQAKAMAEILRFFNWTYVSTVASEGDYGETGIEAFELEARARNICVATSEKVGRAMSRAAFEGVVRALLQKPSARVAVLFTRSEDARELLAATQRLNASFTWVASDGWGALESVVAGSERAAEGAITIELASYPISDFASYFQSLDPWNNSRNPWFREFWEERFHCSFRQRDCAAHSLRAVPFEQESKIMFVVNAVYAMAHALHNMHRALCPNTTHLCDAMRPVNGRRLYKDFVLNVKFDAPFRPADTDDEVRFDRFGDGIGRYNIFTYLRAGSGRYRYQKVGYWAEGLTLDTSFIPWASPSAGPLPASRCSEPCLQNEVKSVQPGEVCCWLCIPCQPYEYRLDEFTCADCGLGYWPNASLTGCFELPQEYIRWGDAWAVGPVTIACLGALATLFVLGVFVRHNATPVVKASGRELCYILLGGVFLCYCMTFVFIAKPSTAVCTLRRLGLGTAFSVCYSALLTKTNRIARIFGGAREGAQRPRFISPASQVAICLALISGQLLIVAAWLVVEAPGTGKETAPERREVVTLRCNHRDASMLGSLAYNVLLIALCTLYAFKTRKCPENFNEAKFIGFTMYTTCIIWLAFLPIFYVTSSDYRVQTTTMCVSVSLSGSVVLGCLFAPKLHIILFQPQKNVVSHRAPTSRFGSAAPRASANLGQGSGSQFVPTVCNGREVVDSTTSSL, from the exons ATGGAATCACTGCTTGGGTTTCTggcactgctgctgctgtggggTGCCGTGGCCGAGGGCCCGGCCAAGAAGGTGCTGACCCTGGAGGGGGACCTGGTGCTGGGTGGGCTGTTCCCAGTGCACCAGAAGGGTGGCCCAGCCGAGGAGTGTGGACCTGTTAATGAGCACCGAGGCATACAGCGCCTAGAGGCTATGCTTTTTGCACTGGACCGCATCAACCGCGACCCCCACCTGCTGCCTGGTGTGCGCTTGGGTGCGCACATCCTCGACAGCTGCTCCAAGGATACACACGCCCTGGAGCAGGCGCTGGACTTTGTGCGTGCCTCACTCAGTCGTGGCGCTGACGGCTCACGCCACATCTGTCCTGATGGCTCCTATGCCACCCACAGTGATGCTCCTACAGCTGTCACCGGTGTcattggtggctcctacagtGATGTCTCCATCCAG GTGGCCAATCTCCTGCGGCTGTTCCAGATCCCACAGATCAGCTATGCCTCCACCAGTGCCAAGCTGAGTGACAAGTCCCGTTACGATTACTTTGCTCGCACTGTGCCCCCAGACTTCTTCCAAGCCAAGGCCATGGCTGAGATTCTCCGCTTTTTCAACTGGACATATGTGTCTACGGTGGCATCTGAGGGTGACTATGGTGAGACAGGCATTGAGGCTTTCGAGCTCGAGGCTCGGGCACGCAACATCTGCGTGGCCACTTCTGAGAAGGTGGGCCGTGCCATGAGCCGCGCTGCCTTCGAGGGCGTGGTGCGAGCCCTGTTGCAGAAACCCAGTGCCCGTGTGGCTGTGCTCTTCACCCGGTCCGAGGATGCCCGTGAGCTGCTTGCAGCCACCCAGCGCCTCAACGCCAGCTTCACATGGGTGGCCAGCGACGGCTGGGGGGCCCTGGAGAGCGTGGTGGCAGGCAGTGAAAGGGCTGCTGAGGGCGCCATCACCATTGAACTGGCCTCCTACCCCATCAGTGACTTTGCTTCCTACTTCCAGAGCTTGGATCCGTGGAACAACAGCAGAAACCCTTGGTTCCGTGAGTTCTGGGAGGAGAGGTTCCATTGCAGCTTCCGGCAGCGAGACTGTGCCGCCCACTCTCTGCGGGCCGTGCCCTTTGAACAGGAGTCAAAGATCATGTTTGTGGTTAATGCCGTCTATGCCATGGCCCACGCTCTACACAACATGCACCGTGCCCTCTGTCCCAACACCACCCACCTCTGCGATGCTATGAGGCCTGTCAATGGGCGCCGCCTCTACAAAGACTTCGTGCTCAATGTCAAGTTTGACG CCCCCTTTCGCCCAGCAGATACTGACGATGAGGTCCGCTTCGACCGCTTTGGTGACGGTATTGGCCGCTACAACATCTTCACCTATCTGCGGGCAGGCAGTGGGCGCTATCGCTACCAGAAGGTAGGCTACTGGGCAGAAGGTCTGACTCTGGACACTAGCTTCATTCCATGGGCCTCCCCATCAGCCggacctcttcctgcctctcgcTGTAGCGAGCCCTGCCTTCAGAACGAGGTGAAGAGCGTGCAGCCGGGCGAGGTCTGCTGTTGGCTCTGCATTCCCTGTCAGCCCTATGAGTACAGGCTGGATGAGTTCACCTGCGCTGACTGTGGCCTGGGCTACTGGCCTAATGCCAGTCTGACTGGCTGCTTTGAGCTGCCCCAGGAGTACATCCGCTGGGGTGATGCCTGGGCGGTGGGACCTGTCACCATCGCCTGCCTGGGTGCCCTGGCGACACTCTTTGTGTTGGGTGTCTTTGTGAGGCATAATGCCACACCCGTGGTCAAGGCTTCCGGTCGGGAGCTTTGCTACATTCTGCTGGGCGGTGTCTTCCTTTGCTATTGTATGACCTTCGTCTTCATTGCTAAGCCTTCCACGGCCGTCTGTACCTTGAGGCGCCTCGGTTTGGGTACCGCCTTCTCTGTCTGCTACTCAGCCCTCCTCACCAAGACCAATCGCATTGCTCGCATATTTGGCGGGGCCCGGGAGGGTGCCCAGCGGCCACGCTTCATCAGTCCCGCCTCACAGGTGGCCATCTGCTTGGCACTTATCTCGGGCCAGCTGCTCATTGTCGCTGCCTGGCTGGTGGTGGAGGCACCTGGCACAGGCAAGGAGACAGCCCCTGAACGGCGGGAAGTGGTGACATTGCGCTGTAACCACCGTGACGCGAGCATGCTCGGCTCACTGGCCTACAATGTGCTCCTCATCGCGCTCTGCACGCTCTATGCCTTCAAGACCCGCAAGTGCCCGGAGAACTTCAACGAAGCCAAGTTCATCGGCTTCACCATGTACACCACCTGCATCATCTGGCTGGCTTTCCTTCCTATCTTCTATGTCACCTCCAGTGATTATCGG GTGCAGACCACCACGATGTGCGTGTCCGTCAGCCTCAGTGGCTCTGTGGTGCTTGGCTGCCTCTTTGCACCCAAGTTGCACATCATCCTTTTCCAGCCACAGAAGAATGTGGTGAGCCACCGGGCACCTACCAGCCGCTTTGGCAGCGCTGCCCCCAGGGCCAGCGCCAACCTTGGTCAAG GGTCTGGATCCCAGTTTGTTCCCACTGTTTGCAACGGCCGTGAGGTGGTGGACTCAACAACGTCGTCGCTTTGA